From the genome of Caretta caretta isolate rCarCar2 chromosome 28, rCarCar1.hap1, whole genome shotgun sequence:
tgaagtgtttcccacactcagggcatccataaggtttctcacccgtgtggattttccaatgtgtaataaggtgtgagctctgcttgaagtgtttcccacactcagggcatccataaggtttctcacctgtgtggattcgctgatgtgtgataagggctgagctttgattgaagtgtttgccacactcagggcatccataaggtttctcacccgtgtggattctctgatgtgtgagaaggtccgagctccctttgaagcttttcccacactcgaggcatgtgtagcgtgttccttccaagttcattctctcacgtgtaataaggtctgactggctaccgaagttttcctctggcctctgctgactctcacaggcttttgttttttctgggcgtgcacagctcccagaatcattccctttggaccttcctgacaacatcccatgggcttctactcgctcagcatcttcctgctggggttcctcctcgttttcactcaccatcccaacacctgacgggagaccgagagaatccagacgtaagtctctgcctgcgccagagagaaaggaaatctcagagagaagaacggaaaaagggatgaaggaacgaaaacgtgtacaggacagatcaaacctatcaggagctgattttcccttcaaccttccccagaggagagaaaggaagggatcagttctgggtccgtatctcagaagaaatctcaggggacagcgagattggggagggacctgctgccagttgtcagtcaggataggtgggaagccatgagtgacctctgcctaacgattccacatctgcagggaacaatcctgaacttggagagctcacaaggtctttgtagggcatcccaaatgtttcctgtattcaccgacagttttggggttggtttaaccaatgcctcacctatgaaggcagctctcgggagcacttttttcttagagccatgaaggtctgggacccacgactcctcccctcgttccagctgcgagatcacatcagttctggaaactggaaaccctgctcaaggcaaagaaaacaagggaggtcagtggaatttgtgggatacttgtcacaaagaatattccatgcttttaagcccagctcacttttaagtagtaacgtcccaaggccggcttccttggctcaaagtgccaggagatgattattataaatcatattcattaccttagtgcctaagggccaactaacagtgggtcctcattttgctaggcacagtacaaaccgagaagcgttgatggcccgtgccctgaagaagttacaatctaaatagacaaggcagacacagaatgggggaaggggtacaacccaccagcagagtgaactccgtgaaggcagagtgacagatctgatcaacacaggcctaggtcttgagactatcggatttaatgttacaaccagggccagtgttttctggaaattgtcgctaggactgcattttttcccaaaattactctttgtttctggaatcaccgttaatatccggaattgctgatcagagggtgggtgggacacgcagggtcacaatcccccagatttctccctggagacacccgtctcctccccaggacacaggctggctgcggctgagacttgatgccaatttcttccctcttcatacaagtctgggatcggcagtgggatgccaggctctctcatcatgctgcagagaggacggcactcacagctgctcgcggccatgtccacagcacctctcccctgctcatctcccctgcacacagctggttcatgccccgtctctcctgcgcacagctggctctaggctctcaatgcccagtatctgagccccaccgcccccacacagccggctcctgtcccctcccccgaaggcactttcaggctttaaaggattagatattgctcacgtttgtcaattactctcttttcattgtctgcaaactcttgccctaattatgactgttatctgtatatctaagccagcccttgaaagcatgaattcttcacagactatgatgccgagatgcgccacatgataccaggaagggctgcgggatggttttcctgtgcaagctggtatcactagagggtgatgaatgccagatctcgaggctggttatgcagagctccaccttttgaagctttacccaacgcagaaaggggtagtgacggatttcccctcattcaggagactgaagacgacagacttttgggggataaacagctgagtttgagctgactgaggggggtctttctgggctacaaactcacaggacctgataaccaccaagaggtaaccctttaagaaaggttttaatacactttggaaccaatcagggattcccatgaggaccgctgagggaatgaaggtaaacacgcatttggatgctcttcttgttttatgagaacgggaacaggaagggcagggatatcactgaatgcaggatctcagcagtacaaggtgtcaggatagcaccatattgcagcccattggaaaacataatcccaactacacacataaaatgatgggctctaaatgagctgtttccactcaacagagggatcttggagtcactgggcacagttctctgaaaacatcaactcagtgtgccacggcagtcaaaaagcaaagagaatgttgggaatcattctgaaatggatagataagaagacagaaaatatcatatcgtctctatataaaaccatggtacacccacatctcgaatactgcctgcagatgtggttgcctcatctcaaaaaaagatatattggaattggaaaaggttcagaaaagggcaacccaaatgattacaggtatgaaactcttctgtacggggaaagatgaaaaagaccgggactattcagcttggaaaagagacaaaggggggatatgagagaggtctataaaatcaaaactgccgaggagaaagtaaataaggacgtgtcatttactccttctcataacactacgactaggaatcacccaatcaaattaataggcagcaggtttataagaaacaaaaggaagtatttcttcacacaatgcacagtcaacctggggaactccttgccagaggacgttgtgaaggccaagattataatagggttacaaaaaaaaaaaaaaaaaacaccatgagaaatctattgaggacaggtccgtgaatggttattagccaggatgggcagggatggtgtccctaacttctgtttgtcataagctgtgaatgggtgacaggagatgaatcacttcatgattccctgttctgttcattccctctgggacacctggcgctggtcactgtcggaagacaggacactgggctagatggacctttggtctgtcccagtgtggccattctgaaatactAGGGAATCtaatgagtccagtgcaatgggagggagtaggaaaatccctgggtgtggagaacactgggaaattagaaactatcattcagaagcaacagactctaaatagtctagaaaagcagaatgtgaaaaataagaatcggggtcatgtgacttcaggaatgagggactcaaaaaaacaagtctgcagagaagagagattgtgtctagtgcacatggggatggggggagcaactctccaggtctcaaggattttcaccagcaaccgaggccattgtcccatgcacggggcaatccggagcagtgaggagttgtgtcatctgtaatcctggctgagtttcaatgctctgctgctggagctcccttgtctggattcccccagccagcactcaaggtctgtgtgatcagtaaccctggaccagccgctctgaccccagcagcctgcttcttacaccccaagcacgttctggtctgggtggagaaggctcagggtttgagagaaggccaggggtaggaagcttctgttcgttatgctggacctaaccccccgttttacttgtgcaaacaggagatatttgacactgtgcgattctgctcctgtgctctcttcccacagcgttcagcagcaggggagggtctctggtcgtgtgtgtgtcacgggcatgctggggtgatgctggaacaggacagagcagaggtggcattgtgggggtggcgtgaacctcatctcttccgttccccttccaagaaccgaggggacaggaacccttacccagcgaggtcacagtctcacaggtctcctgcatgacgtctctggagagggctctctgagcggggtccagcagagccccctcttccctggtgaaatacacagccacctcctcgaaggtcaccggccgctgaaagagcaagagccccacactcaggacctgctgccctactcacagccccactatttgtgggggagaggagccaatcaaacggaaactctgggtggaccgcagccaacagagtcccacccccaccccgctcagagcacccaggaaacaccagggtgagggggcgaagagacacccctcctctctcccagcagatccatcacacacctactagacacagactgatactggagatgctgccccgagcagggtctagggagagatctcttgtaggaagcccaacaccctcctccttgtgaaaagaaaaggaggacttgtggcaccttagagactatccaatttatttgagcataagctttcgtgagctacagctcacttcatcggatgcaaactgtggaaagtgtagaagagctttttatatacacacaaatcatgaaaaaaatacctcctcccaccccactctcctgctggtaatagcttatctaaagtgatcactctccttacaatgtgtatgacaatgaaggtggcccatttccagcacaaatccagggtttaacaagaacgtcgggagggtgggggggcaggaaaaaacaaggggaaataggttaccttgcataatgattaaccactcctagagctggatatgaagcaggggaatctcccctaagcctgactggtggcttcccccttcatatttcaaggcacccgctggttagttcGGTCAGGCTCCAgtactacgagtctggtcctttttcccagccctatctaggtaggttattttctgttcaccagactggagcatttccacctccgaacctcatgggtctcttcctagaatctaggccacttattaaacaactcccagcaggtctgccaccccctggcctcctcctttctccaccctgtgcatttcctgccccgctccaacctccaaaccagacggtgcaaaccttcccctctcccgtgtatttgctgtccctctccctcctgcaggaacagatcagaacccccccacaataatccccacctgagctggctcctctgcagccatgtcgctcccttgtcccatgggaggacgggatgaaccggaaagaaacatgagcgtcgttctgcaacctggctgggcaagaagtgctgttgtggaagtttaggaacgggcattagttcatttcatatcacgcttcccccaggctctttccctgcagagcgagatccgagattctgccgtgctgagaaaatgctcagtctctggattacagcagagacctggcccctcctgccaggctaggcccacagacacacttttaacctcctttctccctcccgcatcccaaaacaaagtctctgaacgcaatcctagaaaaaagcagaaccaaaggagtccctttcgaggattccctctgacactgaccccacggcagccacaccccagcaggagggacatggagtcaggaactgggttttcctctctctcatcctcgtcttgtccacaggaaagtgattctccccacagtgcagtaatacatctgtctaggcagatgagagagctggaaatctctttcaaaactcttttatcccacggaccctgtcagtctctctatctccttttccctgtgccctctccatgcctgtctgctaggaaactctcattcctgggttgtttgctcccccatggctggatttgctcctgcaaatggcaggagaaatggggtggggggctgtttgtgtagagtcattttatagtccctcactgcctgcctgggatttccccattgcctgccttggacccccacctgccctccaccaggatctgccagcccatttgcctgggaccccctcctccggccagcacgaccccctgacgctttacaggaggacccctcactctgcgccagggaccgccccaccacagctctgtgcactgggcatggcaatggtcccaggagccagctgggcaatcccagacagagcccctggcacagcaccaggcagcgtctaatcccctgccccacctgcccaagagacacccacccccactggtctgcagccaacaggcccccagcgatacccacctccaggacccatagccttagggctgggcacttcagaactaccccccgaaaccccaaaccctccagaacccaccaacctgactagggtcccccctgcccagccacccagaggcctccccctaccacaatgtcccttcagctcccgctgcaatctccccacacagacacctgcccccccagcaacaatgttccctcacagtgtctggtaagtggatagaaagttatcaccaccccctgctggccagtcacacaggtaGAGGGAGCCCgaggggacgcctctttaacaggagaagggaagccatggagggccaaaataagtatgaaatttccatactctgtcactagcaaataatggccaccgtggatccaccccagagttggctacatctttgcactgcgggaagcccccccccccccacggagacccatggagggcgatagattccccccaaggaaggacaagttgctaggatttacagacatggggaacagccccaaacccaagaggatttttaattgacatttgatgatgacatcgtaagagggaaacctgagatttgagatcagtgttcagaaatgaaagagaaagggtggaaatctgagggattttggatccatttatgcaaattatagagaggaaagtggaaaatgagtgggattttatagcagttgttgataggaggtaaaagctgagtgtatttcccaccactatttggtcaatgaatagagcggaaatgggcaacattggcaaacgttttagatccatattcaggaatctgagaaaaggtgtaaatctgagattttcgtcgtaatttataatcacagagacagggaaagctctcaggggcatattcaattagaagtagacaactcgagtaaaagtggggcaaacgttgagggtattttttaggaatctttgagacgtccagagaaaacgtgtcacagactacgcaactgagaacatgggataaacgccaagaccgggggggattttatgtggctattaaagaactagctggaaaagggggaccctttgtgatataaaatccagcctgtccaatacataaacagaaagtgatggtcccccccacggcccccgttcacctgggcagcagggagccctctgaggggctgactgaagggggcggggggggagctggagggctccctgggggcggggagggggcggcagtgggggatgggcaggtggggggcagagagtcactttcctgccccccccgccagcgctcccccccccggggtctcccactcaccggggcgggtcccagctggacaaagccccgccccggccgggcacggggggggttaatgacgggccccaccccgcacagaccccggaggggagccgcagctgctcctgcgacagatgcgacacgaggcagcgcctggtctgctccaggccccgcccccagacgctgccccgcccccggtctgctccgggctccgcccccagacgctgccccgcccccggtctgcttcaggccccgcccccatacgctgccccgcccccgatctgcttcaggccccgcccccagacgctgccccgcccccggtctgctccaggccccgcccccagacgctgccccgcccccggtctgctccaggccccgccccccggcgctgcctcgtctcgggtctctcggaggaacagctgcggctccgctccgggctctgtgttggggggggcccgtcattaacccccccgtgcccggccggggggggctttctccagctgggaccagcccctggctctgcccgcccccgacccggtgagtgggagaccccgcgggggggggagcgctggtgggggggcaggaaagtgactctctgcccccggcacggctgggattggggggggcagagactggggcccggcgggcggggtcccttggggggtgttggggggagaagccggagttgcggggggtgggggttgaactgtctctgtgcagccaggaaattcccgggggggaagtggggggcggcgggggagttaattggatccccttccccccccacgggcacaaatgccccccagttttccccttttccctctcggtagctcccacgtggttgtaaactcccccccacccccccattgatccgctctctcgtctcccctgatcccccccccgtctctccctcctcctcacatgtccattgaaactcccctcccgtgggTTTCCCCAACTGCAGGTATCAGgtccccccaactgcagcaccgttgcccccagcccccacctgccccccacctgcccatcccccactgccgccccctccccgcccccagggagccctccagctcccccccccgccccctcctgtcagcccctcagagggctccctgctgcccaggtgaacgggggcagtgggggggggggaccatcactttctgtttatgtattggacaggctggattttatatcacaaagggtcccccttttccagctagttctttaatagccacataaaatcccccccggacttggcgtttatcccatgttctcagttgcatagtttgtgacacgttttctctgtacgtctcaaagattcataaaaaagtttcgggggacttgtagcaccttggagacgaaccaatttatttgagcatgagctttcgtgagctacagcccacttcatcggatgcatgccgtggaaactgcagcagacattatatacacagagaccatgaaacaataccccctcccaccccactctcctgctggtaatagcttatccaaagtgatcatcaagttgggccacttccagcacaaatccaggttttctcccccccgcccccccccccccacacacaaactcactctcctgctggcaatagctcatccaaagcgaccactctccttacaatgtgcatgataatcaaggtgggccatttccagcacaaatccaagtttaagcagaacgtcgccctgagtccttctccatcctggttgggaaattaacccccctgcaacaatgatcatctttccctctcctttgagaatcatttgttccctcctttctctctgttaaaaatgtttgctgataaaagagacaagccatatattcaatacccatcaaagccaggggcctccccctgtttgggggatgggtggttcccagttggtaacaggagagttggctggacccttttcttttctccagctggcacgggatgaggaggtcccccTGAGTGCAGCGAGGTCCAGAaatatcccaaaccccatgacaaagggtctccatgagggggggcttcccgcagtgcaaagatgtagccaactttggggtggatccacggtggccattatttgctagtgacagagtatggaaatgtcttagttattttggccctccatggcttcctttctcctgttaaagaggcgtccccccgggctccccctgcctgtgtgactggccagcagggggtggtgataactttctgtccacttgtcagacactgtgagggaacactgttgctgggggggtgcatgtctgtgtggggacatagcagcgggagctgaagggacattgtggtagggggaggcctctgggtggctgggcaggggggaccctagtcaggttggtgggttctggagggtttggggtttcggggggtagttctgcagtgcccagccctaaggctatgggtcctggaggtgggtatcgctgggggcctgttggctgcaaaccagtgggggtgggggtctcttgggcaggtggggcaggggattagacgctgcctggtgctgtgccaggggctctgtctgggattgcccagctggctcctgggaccattgccatgcccagtgcacagcacTGTGGTGGGGAGGTCCCTGGCgtagagtgaggggtcctcctgtaaagcgtcagggggtcgtgctgggaggaggagggggtcccaggcaaatgggctggcagatcctggtggacggcaggtgggggtcctaggcaggcaatggggaaatcccaggcaggcagtgaaggactataaaatgactctacacaaacagccccccaccccatttctcctgccatttgcaggagcaaatccagccatgggggagcaaacaacccaggaatgagagtttcctagcagacaggcatggagagggcacagggaaaaggagatagagagactgacagggtccgtgggataaaagagttttgaaagagatttccagctctctcatctgcccagacagatgtattactgcactgtggggagaatcactttcctgtggacaagacgaggatgagagagaggaaaacccagttcctgactccatgtccctcctgctggggtgtggctgccgtggggtcagtgtcagagggaatcctcgaaagggactcctttggttctgcttttttctaggattgcgttcagagactttgttttgggatgcgggagggagaaaggaggttaaaagtgtgtctgtgggcttagcctggcaggaggggccaggtctctgctgtaatccagagattgagcattttctcagcacggcagaatctcagatctcgctctgcagggaaagagcctgcgggaagcgtgatgtgaaatgaactaatgcccgttcctaaacttccacaacggcccttctcgcccggccaggttgcagaacgacgctcacgtttcgttccgtttcatcccgtcctcccatgggacaggggagcgacatggctgcaggggagccaactcaggtagggattattgggggggttctgatttgttcctgcaggagagagagggacagcaaatacacgggagaggggaaggtttgcaccgtctggtttggaggttggagcggggcaggaaatgcacagggtggagaaagggaggataccagggggtggcagacctgctgggagttgtttaataagtggcctagattcttggaacagacccatgaggttcagaggtggaaatgctccagtttggtgaacagaaaataacccacatagatggggctgggaaaaaggaccagactcgtagtgctggagcctgacccaactaaccagtgggtgcctataaatatgaagggggaagccaccagtcaggcttaggggagattctcctgcctcatatccagctcctcacaaggaggagggtgttgggcttcctacaagagatctctccctagaccctgctcggggcagcatctcctgtatcagtctgtggctagtaggtgtgtgatggatctgctgggagagaggaggggtgtctcttcgccccctcaccctggtgtttcctgggtgctctgagcggggtcggggtgggactctgttggctgcggtccacccagagtttccgcttgattggctcctctcccccacgaatagtggggctgtgagtggggcagcaggtcctgagtgtggggctcttgctctttcaggggccggtgaccttcgaggaggtggctgtgtatttcaccagggaagagggggatttgctggaccccgctcagagagccctctccagagacgtcatgcaggagacctgtgagactgtgacctcgctgggtaagggttcctgtcccctcggttcttgaaaggggaacggaagagatgaggttcacgccacccccacaatgccacctctgctctgtcctgttccagcatcaccccagtatgccagtgacacacacaccaccagagaccctcccctgctgctgagcgctgtgggaagagagcacaggagcagaatcgcacagtgtcaaatatctcctgtttgcaaaagtaaaacggggggttaggtccagcataacgaacagaagcttcctacccctggccttctctcaaaccctgagccttctccacccagaccagaatgtgcttggggtgtaagaagcaggctgctgggatcagagcggctggtccagggttactgatcacacagaccttgaatgctggctgggggaatccagacaagggagctccagcagcaaaacattgaaactcagctaggattacagatgacacaactcctcactgctccggattgccccgtgcatgggacaatggcctctgttgctggtgaaaatccttgagacctggagagttgctccccccatccccatgtgcactagccacaatctctcttctttgcagacttggttttttgagtccctcattcctgaagtcacatgaccccgattcttatttttcacattctgcttttctagactatttagagtctgttgcttctgaatgatagtttctaatttcccagtgttctccacagccagggattttcctactccctcccattgcactggactcactcggttccctggtatttaagaacggccacactgggacagaccaaaggtccatctagcccagtgtcctgtcttccgacagtgaccagcgccgggtgtcccagagggaatgaacagaacagggaatcatgaagtgattcatctcctgtcacccattcacagcttatgacaaacagaagttagggacaccatccctgcccatcctggctaataaccagtcatggatctgtcctcaatagatttctcatggtgtttctttttctttttttgtaaccctattataatcttggccttcacaacgtcctctggcaaggagttccccaggttgactgtgcgttgtgtgaagaaatacttccttttgtttcttataaacctgctgcccattaatttgattgggtgattcctagtccttgtgttctgagaaggagtaaataacacttccttctttactttctccacagcagacatgcttttatagacctctctcatatgccctcttgtctcttttccaagctgaaaagtcccagtcttacatatctctcctcatacagaagctgtttcatactcctagtccgggtttttttgcccttttctgaaccttttccaattgcaatgtatcttttttgagatgggtcgaCCAcagctgcacacaatattcaagatgtgggtgtaccatggacttatatagaggcaagttatgtactgtcttattatctatccctttcttaatgattcccaacaccctgttcgctttttgactgcctctgcaccctgagtggatgttttcagagaactatcgacaatgactgcaagat
Proteins encoded in this window:
- the LOC142070303 gene encoding uncharacterized protein LOC142070303 — translated: MVSENEEEPQQEDAERVEAHGMLSGRSKGNDSGSCARPEKTKACESQQRPEENFGSQSDLITRERMNLEGTRYTCLECGKSFKGSSDLLTHQRIHTGEKPYGCPECGKHFNQSSALITHQRIHTGEKPYGCPECGKHFKQSSHLITHWKIHTGEKPYGCPECGKHFKQSSHLLTHRKIHTGEKPYGCPECGKHFKQSSHLITHRKIHTGEKPYGCPECGKHFKQSSSLIRHRRIHTGEKPYGCRECGKHFNQSSALITHQRIHTGERPYTCSECGRSFNQRSTLIRHQKIHMGVICNKCLD